A stretch of the Rhipicephalus microplus isolate Deutch F79 unplaced genomic scaffold, USDA_Rmic scaffold_18, whole genome shotgun sequence genome encodes the following:
- the LOC142785175 gene encoding neprilysin-2-like → MADGEGRNAETVSTSTTKSARRQRALGRNAQAQSGGWSAAIWSLAITTTVLLLVSVVITTLVSMTALGSSTHSQAGTQAGASAGRSSHYNKSGVLKAVPERGAAGACDSSSCAEQARLLLRQINSSRDPCDDFYAYVCEDWALTRPLPPGAERLSMDTILVDGYAELLAAELRENATGYPALRFLLSNCLHPQPTLYPTLCAMFLDTIRLKPWMARASALRHRRPTAPEVARKLAVAFRVLGVDALFRPFVFKSGLSAKRFVGLAEPSTVLMSGPLEKKEYEMVRRALAPLLAFFQNVTDTDLLQFEERLALMLSHPQVDAEALANGTTIKVRDLPVLPNFEWTSFLQSVFDKGLRPITDKTFVKLNSPDYIVRLTRSDLLQFTSQLLGYLVFRVMMVLAPLLDDHDVRDQLASVSYARHQEFPQALPQAHYCLLLLDRFEPNLPLHLSRHFAASLIGGESVVAEMVSTLRAVLLESVQVRLGLKSSELWEHLRDKLNAVSWEPLSPPALATTTVRAAYVDDVYPRNSQMPAAQLFYNWIRKSHEKKLMSHMTYARGRGKGDSGYPGWTGGFLSAESRLAPPYDRLEIPLPVFDLFLNADPALRPLQLARAAPKLYRSLLRAVYHWAYNFEHNVADDKETGGESVTRRLDELRLCLEQQYSAVAWSDRRMQLDASRTSWSDLWDYLALRPALDAFTLFARRVAPDYRLALLEHWDVGQLFFVYYAANHCENSNERFLRRMVALGPHSTAWFRVNGPLRNAREFTQAFGCKPGSFMNPVDQCALSE, encoded by the coding sequence ATGGCCGACGGCGAAGGAAGGAACGCCGAGACCGTATCAACTAGTACAACAAAGTCAGCAAGGAGACAAAGGGCTTTAGGACGCAACGCGCAGGCCCAGAGCGGTGGCTGGTCAGCGGCCATCTGGAGCCTTGCCATCACCACCACAGTGCTGCTGCTGGTGTCGGTCGTGATCACCACCCTCGTTTCGATGACGGCGCTCGGCAGCAGTACCCACTCGCAAGCTGGCACTCAAGCAGGGGCGTCAGCGGGACGTTCGAGCCACTACAACAAGAGTGGTGTCTTGAAAGCGGTGCCCGAGCGAGGCGCCGCCGGAGCCTGCGACTCATCGTCTTGCGCGGAGCAGGCGCGTCTGCTGCTCCGCCAAATAAATTCCAGCCGCGACCCCTGCGACGACTTCTACGCTTACGTGTGCGAAGACTGGGCGCTAACGCGACCGCTGCCTCCGGGAGCTGAACGGCTGTCTATGGACACTATCCTGGTGGACGGCTACGCCGAGCTTCTCGCTGCGGAACTGCGGGAGAACGCCACCGGGTATCCCGCGCTACGGTTCCTGCTGAGCAACTGCCTGCACCCTCAGCCCACCCTTTACCCGACGCTATGTGCCATGTTCTTGGACACAATCCGGCTCAAGCCGTGGATGGCCCGAGCGTCTGCGTTGAGACACAGGAGGCCAACGGCCCCTGAGGTGGCCCGCAAGCTGGCCGtcgccttccgcgtgttaggagTAGACGCGCTATTCAGGCCGTTCGTTTTCAAGAGCGGTCTTAGCGCCAAACGCTTCGTCGGGCTCGCGGAACCGTCCACAGTGCTCATGTCGGGCCCGCTGGAGAAGAAAGAGTATGAGATGGTGCGCAGGGCCCTTGCTCCTCTCTTGGCTTTCTTCCAGAACGTTACCGACACGGATCTGCTTCAGTTCGAGGAGCGGCTCGCTCTAATGCTGAGTCACCCTCAAGTAGACGCGGAAGCGCTCGCCAATGGTACCACGATCAAAGTTCGGGACCTGCCTGTATTGCCGAACTTCGAGTGGACGAGCTTTCTGCAGAGCGTGTTCGACAAAGGTCTGCGACCAATCACGGACAAGACTTTCGTCAAACTTAACTCACCTGACTACATCGTGCGCCTGACGCGCAGCGACTTACTACAGTTTACCAGCCAGCTGCTGGGATACCTCGTGTTCCGCGTCATGATGGTATTGGCACCCCTGCTCGACGACCACGACGTGCGTGACCAGTTAGCCTCAGTGAGCTACGCGCGGCACCAGGAGTTTCCTCAGGCACTACCTCAGGCCCACTACTGCCTACTCCTACTCGACCGATTTGAGCCGAACTTACCTCTGCACCTGTCGCGTCATTTTGCTGCGTCTCTTATTGGCGGGGAAAGTGTCGTGGCTGAAATGGTCTCCACGCTTCGCGCGGTTCTGCTGGAATCAGTGCAAGTGCGGCTGGGTCTCAAGAGTAGCGAGTTGTGGGAGCATCTGCGGGACAAATTGAACGCCGTCTCGTGGGAGCCACTTAGTCCACCTGCTCTGGCGACGACTACCGTGAGGGCTGCTTACGTTGACGACGTCTATCCGAGAAACTCGCAAATGCCGGCTGCTCAGCTCTTTTACAACTGGATTCGAAAGTCCCACGAGAAGAAGCTGATGTCGCACATGACCTACGCACGGGGAAGAGGCAAAGGCGACTCGGGGTACCCGGGATGGACAGGAGGCTTTCTGAGTGCCGAGAGTCGCCTGGCGCCACCTTATGATCGGCTGGAGATACCTCTGCCCGTGTTCGACTTGTTCCTGAACGCGGATCCGGCTCTCCGGCCCTTACAATTGGCGCGCGCGGCTCCCAAGTTGTACCGATCACTGCTGCGAGCCGTCTACCACTGGGCCTACAACTTCGAACACAATGTCGCAGATGACAAGGAGACAGGTGGCGAGAGTGTGACGCGCCGTTTAGATGAACTTCGCCTCTGCCTAGAGCAGCAGTACTCAGCGGTTGCTTGGTCTGATCGAAGGATGCAGCTAGACGCATCGCGCACTTCGTGGTCCGATCTCTGGGACTACCTGGCGCTGAGACCAGCGTTGGACGCGTTCACGCTCTTTGCTCGACGCGTGGCGCCCGACTACCGCCTGGCGCTGCTCGAGCACTGGGACGTCGGCCAGCTATTCTTTGTATACTACGCAGCCAATCACTGCGAGAACAGCAATGAACGCTTTTTGCGCAGAATGGTGGCCTTGGGTCCTCACAGCACTGCCTGGTTCCGCGTAAACGGGCCTTTGAGGAACGCTCGGGAGTTTACGCAGGCCTTCGGCTGCAAGCCCGGCTCGTTCATGAATCCAGTCGACCAGTGTGCGTTGAGTGAGTGA